GGAGCCAAAAACTGGTTGTTCGTAGGCAACGAAGACACGGGCTGGCGCAGTGCGGTCATCTTCACGCTGATCGAAAACATCCGCCGCGCAGGCCACGATGCCTACGCCTACCTCAAATGGGTCTTCGAAAAAATTCCCCACATGACCAATCAGGACAACCTGCGTGAGCTGCTACCCAAAGTCTGGATCAGACTCCAGCAAGACAAACAGCAGACGAGCAGACAAGAGACCGCCGCCTGATCATAGACGTCATATACGACGCTCTATGACGTCTACGAAATCGATGTTGCAACGTCAGCCGCAAGTGAAATCCAAGGGCCGATGATTTAGCGCTTACCCTGAAACGTAGACACAGACTCAAGAAGGCAGGTATCACCGCTTAGAGCCTGAATATGGGACAGGAATAGAACTTCATCGTATCAACGTAGGTTGCTTCTGGGGATAGTTGCGCCAAGTATCCTCTAGGACACCCTACGAAAAAAGCGCACCCTCTCAGGCACGCTCTTGGTCGGTCAAAAGTGTCACCACCCTTACATCAAATTCTCAAATTTGATGGGGTGTTTTCCACTTTTTTAGGTTGCTGGGGACACAAGCTGAACGGGTCAGCTTGTGTATTCGACCAAACAGTACGATGAGAATTCGACCATTAACGGTTAGCATTTTAGCATCATTCCTTTGTTTTGTCCAATTCTGGATAACTGGAAAGAATGTAGGGTCTAAGGATTTCTTCATACAATGAATACATAACGGTTCCACAACTACGCTTAAAACTAATCTTGTCCAATTCAGCACAGTCAGAGGATTCCACATATAGAATCAAGTCATTAATTTTTCTCGATATCCCCTCTACTAACTCCACAATTTTTTCTGCTTCATTATTTGTCATAACTTATACTCTAACACCCATGAGCCTCCATACATCTCCGAACACATTTATAAAAATCCCAACCATCACCTCCTTTAGTAGGTAGAGCAGTATCACTACAATCAGCAATACATTGATTACTAACAGCTAAACATCGTGCTGCTTCTGACATTGCAGCAATCATAGCAGCACGACAATCAGGCATTAACAAGCAGCAAAATACAGACACCCCAAACGAAGCTGCAACAGTCTCCGCTATTCCAAGCGTAATTGCTACCCCACCAACTACAATTACGGGTGCAGCCCTTCCGTCGGCATCGAATAAATTAGTTGTATTATTGAAAACAGTCAGATACATGTTTAGCAAATTACGTTCTTCCAAGCTCATTGCATCATAAGCTTTTTGAATAAGCTCATCATATTTGAACGCTCCTCTAAATTTGAGGGCTATTTCAGTAGCAAGCATTTCAAATTTCCTCTGTACCAACTCAGGCATGCTCGCCCTATACGCAACTGAGCCTAAATCACTAATCGGATCTCTATTAATCCAACGCCCTGTCTCTGGCGCGTAGAACCTGTACCCATAGTAGTACAGCTCAGCCAGTGGGTTCCACTGCTTCGTGGAGAAGCGATGGAAGAAGTTCCCCGCAAGGGTTCCATTCTCCACCACAGTCTTGCCGAAGGCATCATACTCGAAATGAGCCACCACAGATCCGCTTGAATCCAAGTATTCGCTCACATTCCCGTTACCGTCATAGGTCGGGTAATAGCTGTTTGAATTGAAACTAACTTCAAGCAACCCACCTACACCACCAGCACCTTGCATGCTGCCTGAGAGGTCTTTACCCCAAGTGTAGGTCTGAGACAAAGCTCCTGCATTATACATGGCAATCGGGTTCCAGCCGTCATAGATGAAGCTCTGCACGGTGGCACCACCGTAGACGCTTCTGGTAATGCGGCGAGAAAGGTAATCGTACTCGTACTGCTCGACAGTGTTCCCGCCTGTGTCCTTGACCTCAATGAGGCGGTTCTCCGCATCATAGATGTAGGTCTTGCCATCGTTGGTGAGGTTTCCGTCAGTATCATGTGTGCGGCTTGTGCCGCCCACGGTGCTATACTGGTTCTTGCTGTTCGCCGTGTAATTGACTGTCGTGGTGTTCTCCGTAGCTGAAGTACGGTTGCCTATTCCGTCGAAGGCATAGGTGCGGTCAAAGGCGTTGTTCGTGTCGTGATTATCGGATACTACCTGACCTTTGGCGTCATAGCCGAAGCTGCGTACGAAGCTGGAGCTGAAGGCTGTGCCTGCAGTTGTCTGGCTTTCACGCTGACCGAGGGCATTCACCGAGTAAGTGAAGTGACTCACGGTTGCCGGGGTCGTCGCCAAGTCCTCGTTCTTCTTCTGAGCGAGTACATTGCGATCGCTCGCATAAGTGTTGGTCACGCTATGAGCCGGACCAGTCACGGTCTCAACCATGCCACCGCTCTCTGCCAGGTAGCCGTAGGTGAACTCAGGTGAGGTAGGCAGCGGGTAGCTGGTGCCCACCTGATGCAGGCGGCCTGCATTGTCGTAGCCGTAGCTTACTGCAGTCTCCACCGTTGAACCTGTCTTGAGTTCATAACCTTCCGGTCTCAAAAGACTGTCGTAGTGGCGGTCGATAGTGCGGACATGTGTCGCATTAGCATAGCTGATGGTTTCACTGTCCAGCTGAAGTGTGGAAGCGTCGTAGCTGTAAGTGTGCACGTTCTGGGCGGCTCCAGCGCCTTGGGTCACTGTCGCTACACGACCGTAGCTGTCATAGGTGTAGACAACTCCTGGTGTCGTGCCGTCACTGTAGGCAGTACTTGCCAGCATGCCGTTCTCGTAGCTGTAGGTCGTGGTGATGCCACGCTCCCAGGTACGGGTCAGCAAACGACCTGCTGAGGTGTAGGTGTAGTCCGGATCGGTGGAGCCGTCGTCGGTTTCACCATCGTAGTTTTTCTCAAGCAGCCAGCCACGTTGGCCGTCGTAGATCCAAGCAGTCTTGGCGAAACCAGTCGTTGCGGATGTAGGTTCGGTACCGTGCGCCAGGTTCTGGTAGGTACGCAACTCAGTCAAT
The Rubritalea squalenifaciens DSM 18772 DNA segment above includes these coding regions:
- a CDS encoding transposase domain-containing protein, whose amino-acid sequence is GAKNWLFVGNEDTGWRSAVIFTLIENIRRAGHDAYAYLKWVFEKIPHMTNQDNLRELLPKVWIRLQQDKQQTSRQETAA
- a CDS encoding RHS repeat domain-containing protein, yielding GLEFKRERSGATTTYSKDILKRTYRVTSKRSSTGASVYTTTAYDGLTTTVNRNDGTTTLLVSESTKTLSGLSTTYKYPDADGDSQHETGSRITVHNTGSGSTTTNTAPDGSTTVTVTYMDGSTKSSTDQASNTTSYDKGTHALSGGGLYSLVTAPNTTQSTKTYRDQLGRPFRTEYADGNHSEMSYYAQTAAAGARGKLHITKDADEVTLADSGTHTSYGYNAEGERNSVTTQLPDDQTLVQTTDSDVVSDGMLGVCFRTRSYTNGVLVSTSLRSSDGYSSKTTTLAGTSSSSRTVPLITYYEQGDTIPQGKQIGDIKTIDGTDGKWEVTSVAADGTQQKQFYSDGLMKSAVSFESGATLPSTALADITNVTDTGFITGASVIYDAFGRTTSRTDARTGTVTYNSYRENGGLVSMTDAGSRTTSYEYDKMGRTIQVNAPDTVDSSSNTLANITYTSYYPTGQVKATWGDQTYARFNVYDSLNRLTELRTYQNLAHGTEPTSATTGFAKTAWIYDGQRGWLLEKNYDGETDDGSTDPDYTYTSAGRLLTRTWERGITTTYSYENGMLASTAYSDGTTPGVVYTYDSYGRVATVTQGAGAAQNVHTYSYDASTLQLDSETISYANATHVRTIDRHYDSLLRPEGYELKTGSTVETAVSYGYDNAGRLHQVGTSYPLPTSPEFTYGYLAESGGMVETVTGPAHSVTNTYASDRNVLAQKKNEDLATTPATVSHFTYSVNALGQRESQTTAGTAFSSSFVRSFGYDAKGQVVSDNHDTNNAFDRTYAFDGIGNRTSATENTTTVNYTANSKNQYSTVGGTSRTHDTDGNLTNDGKTYIYDAENRLIEVKDTGGNTVEQYEYDYLSRRITRSVYGGATVQSFIYDGWNPIAMYNAGALSQTYTWGKDLSGSMQGAGGVGGLLEVSFNSNSYYPTYDGNGNVSEYLDSSGSVVAHFEYDAFGKTVVENGTLAGNFFHRFSTKQWNPLAELYYYGYRFYAPETGRWINRDPISDLGSVAYRASMPELVQRKFEMLATEIALKFRGAFKYDELIQKAYDAMSLEERNLLNMYLTVFNNTTNLFDADGRAAPVIVVGGVAITLGIAETVAASFGVSVFCCLLMPDCRAAMIAAMSEAARCLAVSNQCIADCSDTALPTKGGDGWDFYKCVRRCMEAHGC